GATTGAAACAATGACTAATCTAGTCCGCCTACTCCAGGGCCTGCATGACTTTTATCAAATGGCCACTGTATATTAATGGGCATCTTTTGTCTGCTTCCTTATTCTGAATTGTGAGCTTCAGGCAATTTTTCACCCTGGGCTTTGCGTATCAGAAAATGGGGAAAAAAACAGGGAGAAAAGCAGAAAATACATTAATTCCAAGATTTCCCATACATCATCTTCACCGTATCACCTTCTCTTACAGTCAGAGAATCTTGGaaaattaagttaaaataaattaaatgaagaGATGTCTAGAATGTATAAATCTCTACTGCTTGCTCGATCTTACCATTTATTTTTTGAAACCTACCAACCCACTAAATTTTTCAATATATGAAAATTCTTACTTCTTGCATAGTGATAtgatatatattgaaattgagaGTCTTATATTCGACTCCCCCATCCCacgtatataataaaaaattaattcataaagagaggtgaaatattaaaatttaaatttccaaCTTTCTATGAATAGTTGGAATGCCATTAATTTTAACTctatattaattttctttttttttttattttatgtaaaaatataaagATATGCATATAGTAGATGTTGCAAATATGTACCTTCACCAGTTAGTTCcatttcttccagaatctcgtcATCAAGTAATTGCATTTGCCTAAAGAAAGGTGACAATGCATAAATGTTAATGGGCAttttttaattgttataattCTTATCTCTTACTTGGACCAAgtcattaaaataaataaataaagatttgCCAGGGATTTCTATTACTCGTTCCATTTAAATATTTCCAATACGTCAAAGTCACATTCTCTGTACTTCATCGCATCTCAGTTATGCTGAAAATGAGATTCACTTCTCAATCTAAACAATTTATGATATGGTTAGCGTCTGCAGTTCTGGTCGAATTTAGGGTATATTTAAAAatcgaaattaaattaaaattttgatacgATCTCGATTCAGTTTTTCGTTATTTTAATTTCAGTTATTTGATTCTGGTtcagtttttaatttttaaaataattttatataattatttattttaaaaaagtcATTTGAATTgacatttaaatttttaattaagttattaatatcaatataatatatcatataatatatattatatagtatatcttttaactatttttaaattataaaaacctTAACTATATATAAAGTGtaaatatattacataatataGTAATaaaagtatatcatataatatatattttaattatttattaattatgtaatatttagctataagatataaatataattataaattaacacatatatatatataatataatataataatatatttataattaaaaattataaagcaatttaatgtatttatgactaaaattattaaaaaaatatagataaataaaatataatattagattatatttaattcataattatatatatatagttttagtttgatttttagtgaataattaaaatgaattaaaatatcaaaataattttgaTTCTGTATACTTTCTATTAGTTCAATACGATTTTTTGATTTGATTCAAAATCCTAAAAACCATGCACATAACTATATGGACCCTTGTTCGAATCATCAAGAAATTGCATCAAAGAAAGAGAAAGGGTGATaatgtataaaatttaattgCGTATATATGAATTTACTTGGTCTatactttaaaaaataataataataaaattgttcggtctaattattattattattattattattattattattattattattattggggtAGGGTGAAATTGTTATGCTTTTACTTGGACTAATTCTTATGCTTTTAATTGGACGAGGTCATTAAAATTTGATTAACTCAAAAGATTACATTATTTATTTGTGGTGTTCCCATTATTTTAAAGTTTTCTATGTATAATTGGTTACACTGTCACATTCTGATTTTTTCCTTGTTAATTCATTCACTCTTTCCAAAATTCTGAAAATAAGTTAGCTGTCTAAATCTTCACACGTCTCCCAAATCACTGGACAAGCGTCGGATGTACCATAACATTAGTGGGAAATAATGTTacgtaattaattatataataaaaatattaaattaatatattataataattattttatttttatatttaattataaaaatataaatataaaataatataataataattttttattttaatatttaattaatttatgataataataataagaaatttataataaTTGGGATCAACTATGGCGATGGTAATAATTGAGTAATGAAACTAATGGTAAAATGATAATAACGAAGCTAGCGGTCAAATAATAGTGCTGATAGTAACTATTGAGCAGTGATAATGATTGCGGTTGGGCTTAACCTTCCAAAAAATTGGCCtcgaatataaaatttttataaattttatatttatttaaattattaaaaattaaatttaaataactattttttaaaaagttttcctcaaaatttggaataataattttataaattaatatttaaaatttgtttTTATCACCAATTAATCAATTATGAAAATAGATTAGATATTGaagtaaaaaatataattttttttacataaaaatttGTCTATATATATTTTATCCCTAttagtcaaaatttttaattaatatttattataataataataattataaattattattttaaaatattaattaatttcaatatatttctccaaacacTTAAacacttaaaattaaaatttaacattttttttaTGATACGTTAACTTTTTAACTCTTAAAACTCTGAATCAAATTCTCTAAAAATTTATTTCCtaaaaattcatttatttttgaGATACAATTCTTTTACTAGTGAACATTTCTTTTATATCtagaattttttttgtttaatgtgTAATGAAGTGATATCCATGTTAAtactatactaatttattaattatatgggcACATCCATCTCAACACCATGCATTCAACATCAATTTCATACACGAGATATTTGAAGTTTGTTCTCTGCAATGAATAGAAAGAGGCCACTTAGCATATTAAAGATCTCATCATAATGCATAAAGATCATTCCTTGAACCACTATCCCAGTTATTCTTGTCATTTCTTTTCCACAAAATTTAAATGCCCATCTAGGGCCACAAAGACCGCATCCACATCACCCCACAAGTCTTCCACTCACTTTTCAATAGAGGAACTCAAATTTGAATTTATGCTGAAACAAGTGAGCCCATTCACCAACAGGCTCACTTGAATTGACATTTGCTTCATGTTTAGTTAGTGACCTTTTGAAGGGTGAGGTGAGGCCATTATATTCTTCCTTATTTTGCTTGAAAACATAAATTTTTAAGCACTTGTCTTAGTGCTAAGCAAGTGACTTGTTGGGCTAAGCATTATCTGAAAAGTTGGGTTATCTAATTAATGGTTTGATAAGTGAAACTACAATCAATACTATGACCCCAttaatgaatttttaattaattaatattaaaattatttatgatattaTGAAATCTTCAATTTAATGAAAattcatatttataatttaaataaaatttaaattcaaatacgTCATTATTCGAAGTAGGGATGTGCACAATCCTATAGTTGTTGCAATTTAggataattttaaaatcaaactaaaCCAATATATTATAGTTTGATTTAGTTTGTAatacaatttgaatttaattttatcttaattattaaaGAATCAATAACATTAATTATAATacaataattcaataatatttaaaatatattataacaaTTCTTTAAATATACATAAATACATTAACTTaagaaatatatatttaaatttaaaatataaaatatataaataatttaccaTTTATATAAGAGAAAAAATTTGTTCATATATACGTATGTATCAATTGATCATTTTGATTTGGTCTTTTAAAATTAGAAACCaaactaaattattaaaaaaaatgattttaataaatcaaaccaaactactcaaattcattttattttaattaattcatggTATTTTTCAGATCCTAATTtagaattagaaaagaaaaattattatttaatttctctattttaataaaattaattatttaattttttattttaaaaatagattaattaatctttatatttttattttatttactcttTGATCTCTTCAGTCTTAgtttaaatttcatttagtttttataatttaaaaaatataactatataatttctctattttttgaattttgaattatttAGTCTCGTTACAGTAATTTCTCTCGCTTTTGAATGTATTAACTAATAGAAAACTTAATTTAAACTTCcaaaaaaactaaaattaatggaatatgAATGTTGGGACTAATTattgtatttttcaaaataagaGGTCTAAAGTTTATTTTGTTAACATAAAGGGACTAAGTAGCATTTTTCCGATTAGAAATAGTGGATATTTGGGGAGTTCAAATGGTTCGGCCTACGGGTCTCCAATAATCTTGTACTTTGGGCTTAAAGCCCAACATCTGAACAGCCCACTTCATGCATAAGACCCACGGCAGATCCCAACCCATTTCTTCACCCGCCAACTCGTTCAAAACTCCTGACCTCGAATCCCGCACTTTTTCTCTCTCCACTCTCTTCACAATAACTACCATAACAGACACCGAAAGCACTCATCAGTCATCACTTCCCTCTTGTCTCTGTCCCTCTCTCACAATGGCAGATCTCATAGAAACCTACGCATGTGCCCCCTCTACAGAGCGGGGCCGAGGAATTCTAATCTCCGGCGACCCCAAATCCAATTCTATTCTCTACACCAACGGGAGATCCGTTATAATCCGGTACCTCGACAACCCTCTAAAAGTCCACGTCTATGGAGAGCATGGATACCCTGTCACCGTTGCCCGCTACTCCCCCAACGGTGAGTGGATTGCATCCGCTGACGTTTCGGGCACTATTAGGATCTGGGGAACTCACAATGATTTCGTTCTGCACAATGAATTTCGTGTCCTATCTGGTCGGATCGACGATTTGCAGTGGTCGCCTGATATGTTGAGGATCGTTGCTTCCGGTGACGGCAAGGGGAAGTCCTTCGTTCGTGCTTTTATGTGAGTTctcttttgtttttttaatttcgGCTCCAAAAATTGAGGCTAGGGAGATCTCACGCTAACACTGATTTTGAATATTGTGAAAACCAACACCCAAACTTAGAATATTCATAATTTTACATCAGTTGATTTATCAAGCGGAATTCATTGTTTTATGATCTTTGACGATTATTTCAGGTGGGGCTCCTGGCTATGAAACCCAGATTAAAAAAAATGGTCTTTTTTTGTGCATAAATTTGTATAGGCTACTCTCTCTTAGGTAAGAACTGATTTTTTCATCTAATATACGATTTTCCAAATGTGGTTGCAGGTGGGATACAGGCAGTACTGTAGGAGATTTTGATGGGCACTCACGGCGGGTTTTAAGCTGCGCATTTAAACCTACAAGGCCGTTCCGAATTGTCACCTGTGGAGAGGACTTCATCGTGAACTTTTATGAAGGTCCACCCTTTAAGTTCATGCTGTCTCACAGGTAATTTTAGTACTTGCTtgcataatttttatattttgctAAAACTCTGTTTTGGATTAGAGCTTTTGTGGTTCATAGGAGTGATTTGTGGTGGCCACGAATTGGTTATAGAATCACTGTTGGGCGTTTTGCTTTGCAACTACAGGGAGCATTCCAATTTTGTCAACTGTGTTAGATTTTCACCAGACGGCAGCAAATGCATTAGTGTAGGTTCAGACAAGAAAGGTATAATATACAATGGGAAGACTGGGGAAATAATTGGACACTTGTCCCCAGATGATGGTCATACATCCAGTATATATGCTATTAGTTGGAGTCCTGATAGTAAACAGGTAAGCGTCGTGTTtacttttgatatatatatatatagttgctTCTAGGCCATCACATTTAAAAGGATTATTGCTTAAATCAACTACAAATTGAATAGTTACTTTTTGTATTACCGTAAATTTGtgttctattttcattccctGGGTAAGGGGTCTCAACTGATTTGTATTAATATTTACTTCCTTTCAGCGTATTAGCAGGATTACAAGCATTGGGGAAATATCTTATTCTTTGTATTAACAGTTAGGTTACAGTGATGTTAATAAAGATCTAGATATTAAGCCTCATTTAGGCTATAAACTCAACCATGAGAACGGTTTTAGCCATTGGTTGTAAATGTGATTACCATTGCTAATGTGTTTATATATCATTCCTGGTTAACTAAAGTACATTCCATATTCTTTGATTTAATGCTTGTATTAGAAAACATATGTTGCAGTTTTTTGCTTACCAAATGTGTTCCATGTTTCATAAAATTCAGCTACTTACTGTCTCGGCTGACAAGTCTGCAAAGATATGGGAAATTTCTGAGAATGGTAGTGGGAATGTGATCAAAACATTGGTATGTCCTGCTTCTGGCGGAGTGGATGATATGCTGGTTGGATgtctttggcaaaatgatcatctTGTTATTGTTTCCCTTGGTGGCACAATTCACTTATTTTCTGCTAGTGATCTTGATAAAGCCCCTGTATCCTTTTCTGGACACCTGAAAAATGTCAATGCATTAACAGTGGTCCAGAGTGATCCAAAGCTGATTCTGACGAGCAGCTATGATGGGCATATATTTAAGTGGACTCAGGGTCAAGGCTACAAGGGTAGATTAGAGAAGAAAGATAGTTCTCAAGTTAAATGTATAGCAGCTGTTGAACAAGAGGTTATTACATCAGGATTTGACGACAACGTAAGTGATGGTATATTGGTTTGCATTACTTAACAATGAAATAATGTGcaattattttgtttttcaaCTGCTCATTCTACCAAAATGTGTTGAAAATTTTTCTTTATGATTAATGTGTTCTATTGTGACATCCCCTGATGTTATGCACTGCATTTTTAAGGTTCTTTTTTGGTCCATATATGTGGAAAATATTCACTCGTGACAGGCAAGATGCAGTCACTGcatagattattattattattgtttttacTAATTCACTAACTCTAATTTAATCAAAGAAATATGACAATTCTTAAGGTTGCATTGATCCCACCATGGCGATGGGGAAACTCGAGTGTGAGTTTAGGAAAATAATCCAGCTAAGTTCGTTGGCAATTTAGAAACGCTGGATTTTATAGTTAAGAAAGTTTCTGCGCATTTTAGAATGTGATGATTATCATCAAACTACAGCATCTTAATTTTTGTGTCATTCATTTCAGGTGCGCAGGATTCCTCTAAATGGGAATGAATGTGGAGCAGCAGAGCAGGTTGACATTGGCAGTCAGCCTAAGGATTTGAGCCTTGCCATTGATTCACCCGGACTAGCTTTGGTTTCAACCGAGTCAGGAGTTTCCTTGCTTAAAGATCTGAAAGTAGTGTCAAACATCAACCTTGGATTTACTGTGACGGCATCTATAATTGCACCTGATGGAAGTGAAGCAATTGTCGGTGGCCAAGATGGTAAGTTGCACATATATTCGGTGTCTGGTGATAATCTTACTGAAGAAGCAGTCCTTGAGAAGCATAGAGGTGCAATCAGTGTAATACGATATTCGCCAGATGTCTCCATGTTTGCCTCTGCTGATATAAATCGTGAAGCTGTTGTTTGGGACCGTGCCTCCAAGGAGGTAGCCTGATCTTAGAAATACATTATCACTTTCAATTTAGTTATTACACACACTTAAACCACTTGCTTATCACACTGTCTTAAAAGTAAGCATGCTTGCTGCCATAGGCGGTAAGAATTTTGAGCCATGTGTTGGGGTAACTGAACTTGATTCCCGTTCTCTTCATTCCATTTGACGAATAGAAATTGTTGATTTAAGTTGCTCCAGCCTCCGATATTATGTGGCTTGATTTAGGGCATTAAGTTTTACCACTTCAGTTTTCCATATGCAATTTTGCTGGGATTGTCCTAGCAGAGCAttctattcaattttttttcccaGACATTGGTCTTGATTGGATGATCTTAAATTTCCTTCATATAGCTTTTTATCTTGCTGGAAATTACAAACATAGGTATCATGTTTCTGAAACTTGCCCTACCCATGTTAATATTGACAAGAGAAAAGTGAATTGGATGGCTGTACTCTTCTTATCATGGGCG
The Hevea brasiliensis isolate MT/VB/25A 57/8 chromosome 18, ASM3005281v1, whole genome shotgun sequence genome window above contains:
- the LOC110650883 gene encoding actin-interacting protein 1-2 — encoded protein: MHKTHGRSQPISSPANSFKTPDLESRTFSLSTLFTITTITDTESTHQSSLPSCLCPSLTMADLIETYACAPSTERGRGILISGDPKSNSILYTNGRSVIIRYLDNPLKVHVYGEHGYPVTVARYSPNGEWIASADVSGTIRIWGTHNDFVLHNEFRVLSGRIDDLQWSPDMLRIVASGDGKGKSFVRAFMWDTGSTVGDFDGHSRRVLSCAFKPTRPFRIVTCGEDFIVNFYEGPPFKFMLSHREHSNFVNCVRFSPDGSKCISVGSDKKGIIYNGKTGEIIGHLSPDDGHTSSIYAISWSPDSKQLLTVSADKSAKIWEISENGSGNVIKTLVCPASGGVDDMLVGCLWQNDHLVIVSLGGTIHLFSASDLDKAPVSFSGHLKNVNALTVVQSDPKLILTSSYDGHIFKWTQGQGYKGRLEKKDSSQVKCIAAVEQEVITSGFDDNVRRIPLNGNECGAAEQVDIGSQPKDLSLAIDSPGLALVSTESGVSLLKDLKVVSNINLGFTVTASIIAPDGSEAIVGGQDGKLHIYSVSGDNLTEEAVLEKHRGAISVIRYSPDVSMFASADINREAVVWDRASKEVKLNNMLYHTARINCLAWSPNSSLVATGSLDTCVIIYEVGKPASSRITIKGANLGGVYGLAFTDECTLVSAGEDAFVRVWRLAPQ